A genomic region of Palaemon carinicauda isolate YSFRI2023 chromosome 11, ASM3689809v2, whole genome shotgun sequence contains the following coding sequences:
- the LOC137649739 gene encoding uncharacterized protein, translated as MFTRAVNLKICMDMTVEEFLRALSLHSFEYGVPQFIVSDLGTQIVAGANIVQDFLKDAETVQYLTDNNVEKVHFQQYYKGCSQLGGLVESVVKMTKHMIRKSIRNNVIEFRDFEYLVCHAVHLINRRPIAFKEALRDCSNNVPTPITPEELIHGYSLVSLNIIPALQADPDSDEDFQVDFDVVHKIKTSYEKLKQIRTNLLEIYHREFMNTLIKQATDKKDRYTPVNHKQMSIGDIVLIKDDGYKPVNYPMGIVKEVFKNINGEVTAAKVLKGKTNEITKRHVTSLIPLLRKESDEDAVGSDDDDEDAVASKEEIPGIDVSRKRPQRKAAEISRQKFKTILNDDISD; from the coding sequence ATGTTCACACGAGCAGTTAATCTTAAGATCTGTATGGATATGACAGTTGAAGAGTTTTTGCGTGCTTTGTCACTGCATTCTTTTGAATATGGAGTCCCTCAGTTTATAGTAAGTGATTTGGGTACGCAAATAGTAGCAGGAGCCAATATTGTTCAGGATTTCCTGAAGGATGCCGAGACTGTTCAGTATTTAACTGATAATAATGTTGAGAAAGTCCATTTTCAACAGTACTATAAGGGCTGCAGTCAGCTTGGAGGATTGGTTGAGAGCGTAGTCAAAATGACCAAGCATATGATACGGAAGTCAATCAGAAATAATGTCATTGAATTTAGGGATTTTGAATATCTTGTTTGTCATGCTGTACATTTGATCAATAGAAGGCCGATTGCATTTAAAGAAGCATTAAGAGATTGTTCTAATAATGTACCAACCCCTATAACGCCAGAGGAACTTATTCATGGATATTCATTGGTCTCTTTGAATATTATTCCTGCATTACAAGCTGACCCTGATTCTGATGAGGATTTTCAGGTTGACTTTGATGTTGTacataaaattaaaacatcttATGAGAAGCTGAAACAAATTAGAACTAACTTGCTGGAAATCTATCATCGGGAATTCATGAACACTTTAATTAAACAAGCTACTGATAAGAAGGATAGATATACTCCTGTAAACCATAAACAAATGAGTATCGGCGATATTGTGCTTATTAAGGATGATGGATATAAACCTGTTAATTATCCTATGGGAATTGtcaaagaagttttcaagaatatcaacGGAGAGGTAACTGCTGCGAAAGTTCTGAAGGGTAAAACCAATGAAATAACTAAAAGGCATGTTACTTCTTTAATACCACTCTTGAGGAAGGAGTCTGATGAGGATGCTGTAggatcagatgatgatgatgaggatgctgTAGCATCGAAAGAAGAGATTCCAGGCATAGACGTTTCTAGAAAACGTCCACAGAGAAAAGCTGCTGAGATATCACGGCAAAAATTCAAAACCATTCTAAACGATGATATTTCagactaa